The nucleotide sequence TCAAGAATGCAAGCTTTTTGAATCTCTCTATCCGTAATTCCCCGGTGTAGTACGCGTTACGCTGGTGTTTCTCGACTTGGTGTTTTCTCCTCAAAGATGAGAACCAGCATGCTGTGAAACTCCAAACACGAACACGAACAGCTTGATGAGCGTGTGTGTATCATGACCAGAATTAGAACAATAATTCAGGATTCAAGCTTTGCAGACCGTGATACAGCGTTCGTCGAGATAAAGCTGTCAATGCGAAGAACCGTTGTTCAACATGCAAATTCAGCCCCTGACGATCCGGCTCCTGATCAAGATTTCAACGCATCGGCAGTTGAAATTTCTCCGACCTGCTAGAAGAACGGAGATCCCGCTAGAATACCAGAGAGAATATTTCTAGAAGAACAGTAGATTCTCTTGTGTGAGAGGGAGGGGTTGCGATAACCTCAAGCTACctggtcttgatcttgccTACCCTACAACTGTGAAGACCACGATGGGAAGGAGAACCAAGGGCCAACGCTGCAAGACTGAGTAATCAACAACAGTTGATTGAATCTAAGGCATGCCAGACTGGCAATGCAATTGACGATTCAGGGATTTCGGTCTCCTTCAGCTTCGTTATTCATCAATATCAAAGCCTTTGGCTAAACACCAACACCCAACCATCGCCAGTCAACCACCGCAACCATCAACAGCCAACTCGGCCTCAATTTCAAGCCACAGCCTACATGCAGGGTCCTCTCACCACAATCTACGGCCACTAAGACAACAGCATCTACTTCACCCTCACGAAACACACCGGGGACAATGAAACCCGTAACGGTCCGGAGGTTTCACAACCCGAAAGCCTTCTCGAAGGTGTCCGGCCTCAGACAAAACACGTGGGGGGTTGTGACATGCTCGGCAGACCTTCCGACGACCGAAAGCCGGAGCTGGATTGTAGGGGGGTCAAATGATGGGACGAAGGAAACGCCACTAGCGTCCTGTAGCTTCAATTGGGACCACGTGTGGTGCCTGGGCCCTCTGCCAGATGTGACGAGTGCCGTCGCTTCGAGGCCTGCAAACTTCGAGACCGTCGTGGACTGCGCGCTAGCAGTCATGGCAAAGTCCACGTCGAGTGATATGCATGGGTAAAGAGACCGGATTGTCCGGATAACAAAGTGCGGTCGACTCTCGGCTGCAGGAGCTAATCTATCTGGCATGGATATGGATACAGGCAGACATGGATATGGACCCCAGCAGGCGGCAGTTGAGGCGAACCAGGCTACCGGAGGCGTGGGGCCTgcaacaagacaagacaagacaacaATAGATGGGTGTCTCAATGCTTAGCTGGCAGATCAGATCAACTGACACAACTCGAGCCACACCCTTGCGCGTCTGATGCCAATTGAGGTTTGACAATTGCAAATCTCGCGTCAAGCTAGGCCGGAAACGGAGCGGCTATGCGTTATCTCGAGGGTGCGGGGAAGCGAAGCGAAGCGAGAGAGATGAGGCTATCAAgacaaaagaaagaaaagcTTGGACTCCTTCGATAAGTTTTGCAAAGACCGGAACCGTGCAGGCCGATCTCAAGTGCGGGGTATTGGCTTTTCGCTTTTCTTTGCGGGGGGGCGAAGACGCGGCGTCTGAGATAGGGCTTTACCTGATACGGCAGCAGGCATGCACACCGTACATGATGGCTGCCGCCCGTGTTGGAGGCCAGCTGACCATGGCTGTGAACGGGGAGGCGAGGGGAAAGCTTGACGGAAATCTTAATCtcgagggagatgatggtcgaCGAGGGAGGTGAAGACTGTGGAAGGGGGGAGGTGAAGGGTTAGAAGGGCCGACATGCTGTTTTGTTCGTGATTGAGGCCAATGAGTTTTCATTGACTTTGTTCAACTCTCCAACACTTGTCAAGACCCGTTGCCTGCTGTGACTCTTatctcaaggttgccaaAAAGTGATGCTATTCCCAGGGTGGTCACGTGATCGGACTTTGATACGTGATCGGATTCCGGCCACATCGACCGGAATTCCAGACACTCTACGGATAATGAGATCTGGGGGAGGAGAATCGGACTCCGGTACCCACCGACACCGGACCTGCTCTATCAAGAGGGGTGATAAAAGGCCCAATGGACGAGACCAATGGACAAGGTCAATAACTCATCAACTCGACCAACAAGACGCACCAGACTATAATAATCTCTGTCTGGCAATTGGCAAATCAAGCCCTTCATTCGTCTCTGCCCCACCCTTCTCCCGGAGAGCCAGCCAATAGCATCACTTGCACTCCTGCACAAGTAATCACCTCGCAATGGCCTCCAACCCTTCTTCCTATCTCATCGTGGGAGCAGGCGTCTTTGGCGTCTCCACCGCCTTCCACCTCATCAAGAAGTACCCGGACGCCTCGGTCACCATCGTGGACCGGGACCCCTACGACGGTGACAACCGCGTGGCGGCGTCATGGGACTGGAACAAGGTGGTCCGCGCAGACTATGATGATCTCGTCTACTGCCGCCTCGCCATCGAGGCCCAGGACGTCTTCAAGTCGGACCCGCTGTGGCAGCCCTACTTTCACGAGACGGGTGTCTACTGGATCTGCCGCAGCGATTATGCTCAAGATGTCATCAACAACTACAAGAAGCTAGGCCGCAAGGCTGATATTGTTGCTGTCtctgtcgaggaggccaagaagctgtaTGGCGGCCTGTTTGACCAGGCTGACTACACTGGAGCCAAGGAGgtgctcatcaacaagaccaGCGGCTGGGCCGCGGCCGGTGACTCTCTGCGGGCCATCACCCGCGAGGCCATGAAGCTGGGCGTTAAGTACGTTGTGGCTGATGTCGCGACCCTCCAAATCGATGACAGTGGTCGCTGCACCGGCATCAAGACTGCCAAGGGCGACGTTGTTTCAGGCTCGAATGTCATCCTCTGCACGGGGGCTTACACATCCAAGCTGCTCGAGTATAGCGCCGCGAGCAGtggcctcgaggagctccgtGCTGGACCGCGGATCGTGGCCGGTGGCATCACGACAGGGATGGCCACTCTGGATGAGCGGTCATACGAGACAACCTACTCCAAGATGCCTGTCGGATTCCAGGGATACACTGCCGCAGAAGGTGATTTGCCCCGTTGCCACATGTTTCACAGCAGCTAACAGCCATATACAGGACCCTTTATTGGCAGCCTTCCTCCTACAAAGGACAGGGAGCTCAAGTGGTGGGGACGCACCATCTTCAAGAACACTCGCCAGGTCCTGCCTGGACGGTACATCTCTGCGCCGCCAGATGATAGGGATTATGCGCAGTGGAAGGTGTCtagcaagctcaaggaggataTTGACTACTCCAACCAAGTATTCTACGGAAACAAGGGAGCCCACTGGACCATGGAGAAGCACCGTATCTGCTGGtaagtttttttttccttctccaacaGCGAGATAGCTCCGACTGACGTCCGACAACTAGGGACGCCTTCACAACCAGTGGAGACTTTATCATCTCCCCACACTCTGGAGCCAAGGGCCTCTACGTAGCAACCTGCGGCTCGTTCCACGGGTACAAGTTCTTCCCGGTGCTGGGCAAGTACATCGTGCAGATGCTCGAGGGCGAGCTGTCTCCTGAGCTTGCGGAGAAGTGGGCCTGGGACAGGGAGCGGCCCGACCCAGCTCTGAACCCTGAGTGGCCGAGGGCAGAGATGAAGGATCTGGCCGATCCCGCAGCGAGGCTGTAAATTGTGATAGAAGCtgtagaagaagaaggaaagaatGCATGCATGCTTGGTGTGAGGGGAAATGCGTCCTCCCTCCTGCGGAGAAGGGGGCATGCTCGGGAGTTGGCCGATGTCGGCACAGGGCTTGCGTGGCAGGGGATAACAGCATAATCATGACTATCCGTATAATGAATAACATCATCGAGTTGCGTTTTCGAGTCAGACCGACAGAGGCAAACCGGACTGTGCGGTGAAGTGAGTGACTGGGTGCTAATCTTTGTCTTATCTCGTGCTATTGCTATCGTCTCCTTACATCCCCACTCTTGCCTCTCTCCCCCCCACTTGTTATCTTTTGTTTATCTCCGGTGCTTGTCTCCCTTTTGACACTTGTCGCTGAAGTACCCAGTTAGGATAGTGAGGCGAAGCCTTCTATAATGCATACGAGTCATCGGTATCATAGCATGGATGTATGATGTACCGTTGTATCTGGATATTGTacatgtgtgtgtgtgacCTTGTAGAGCGTGACTCTGTAGTGGATCTGTAGATGCCCAACGTGTAGCTCAACAGTCTAGCAAGATAGACACAGCATAGTCTCTTGACCTCACCTGAACTCGTCTATATCTCCAACTCTATTCCCTATCCATCCACTACCTACACCACCACGACCGGATCTTCACGGAGTCGCCATCAGGTGGACCACACTCCTTAGTCCCCTGTTAGCGCACCCCCGGTATCCGTAGTGAGCTCGCCTAACCCCGCGTTATCAGCCAGGGCCAATGGCTGATGCGGGGTTTGCAACGGCACGGATTGGCCCTGAAGTGTTGCCCTTTAGTGGAGGGCGCCCCCAAGTATTTAGTGGAGGCGGGCCCCTTCTTGCTCTTACGCACACCGTAGGTCCCGCTACAGTTGCCTCTGATCGATCCCCCCCTGTCGGTGCGAGTTGGACCACCCAGCAATTAAATGACGCCTCCAGACGAAAACACCACCACGAGCGTTACCAGTTCTCGCGGGAGACGGCGATCACATCATGCCTGCCTCACTTGCAGGTACGTTTTTCTCCCAGTTTACCCCGTATGCCTACTAACTCGGTCAGGCGCAAAAAGACACGCTGTCCTGGCGAAAAGCCGGCGTGCTCCAGTTGTGTCCGTCTTAAACAGTCATGCTCTTATCCGCCGGCGATAAGACCCTCCCAGAGCGGCCCCTCGGTACGTTTATACCGTCTCCCTGACGCTTATTACATCTTGACGAATTAcaggaggagaggctggctCACTTGGAAGAGAAACTGGATTTCCTGCTGAGTGGAAGCTTGTACACAAGCCCCAGCGTCTTTGGTGTCATCTTGTGCTGACTCTTCATCCTAGGCCTACCCACGCCACtcgtcaacagcagcaacagcaacagcaacaacaacaacaacaacaagattCCGCCTTTGAGGAGAACACAGACACTTCTGAAAAGTCGTACTCAGGGCATCCTCTGGGTCGTGAACCGAGCTATCCGACCAGCCACCCCTCGGTCAAGTCGGACTGCGAGAGTTCGACGCTGAGGCCGAGCCCAGCCGATATCGCCTGCGGTATCGCCCTCTACTTTGAGTTTTGCCATCGGCAGCCCATCTGGTGCTTTGAGCGTGACGAGGTCAATGACTTTGCCTCTCTGCATGATGAGCTGGCTTGCAGTATCCTGGCTTTGACGCTGCGCTTCTCGGAGAACCGTGATCAGTCCCAGCTGTATGGCAACAATGCCAAGAGTTTGATCATGCTCCGGATTGCCAATGGAACTGTGGATCTTTCTACTCTCGAGAGCTTGTGTCTACTATCCTATTCTTCTTTTATGGGTATGTTATTCTTGACAAGTCTCTGGAACCTAGCTAATTTGTCTAGATGGAAACGTTCATCTCGGTCAGTTCCATCTCGGCCTGGCCTTCCAGCTCTGTCGATCTGCCATGCTCGATCTTGAATGCGTGTATCGCATAGAAGATCCGCAGGCAGACCGCAAAAAGAGGCTTTTCTGGAGTCTTCAGATGCTGGAGCAGTCATACggccgacaagaaggtcTTTTGAGTGTTCCAACCGAGATTTGGCGGCCATCCTATTCTTCATATCGTGGACACCACTCCGGCGCAGACCCAAGAGCACCAAGACTACCGAGAGACGATCTTGGatgctcaacaccaaacgAGCCTGGAATCTGGAACACAAGTGTCCATCTAGGCTGGGTCTGGAGTCAGGTCAGAAAATACGTCTCCGACTGCGCTCACAACAACCTCAAGGAACCCTGGCGTCACGACTCAATGTACGCCAAGGTCCTTGCCGACTTTATGGAGACGGAGAATAGGATCCCCATGTGTCATCGGTACGACACAGTCAAGTTCTACGAGCGTAAGGTGGAGGATCTCAAGATGCACCGCGACTATTGGGCGCCATGGTTGAAGGAGCAGTTCACGTACCACGTGATTCCCACTGTTCTCAACCATCCGTTCCTTTACATTGTCGGTGCTCAGCATAACCCCAACCTTGCGATTCCGAATACCTTTTGGAGAAGGTCGTCAGAGCTTGCACTGCTACACTCAACCTGGATCGTTCGTATGATCGACATGGTTGTGGATAAGCAAGTACCGTTGGCGGATCCCTTCTTTGGACATGTCGCGGCTATCGCAGCTACGGTACATTTGTACTATTGCTGTGCTGCTGCTACGAGACTCAAGCACAAGTCCAATACCGACTTTGCAAAATGCAGAAGGTTTCTCAAGGGGTTCATCCCAACTTCAGCTGCCTGCAGAGTATTGGTATGTCTCATATAAAAGTACAGAGAACGAAGCTAACAACAACTCATAGGATCGCAATCTGGACAAGATGACACGAATCGCCGCCGGCTCTGAAACCATGGATGTCGAAGATTGGATGCCATCCAAGATCTACCTCAGCGTACCCTTGATGTGGAAGATTCTGCAATTCAACACCGTCGCCGACTCCCACGAAATCCCACACGCCGGTCTCCTGGATTCCTCCCTCGTACCAGTCACTGCCAACGAAGATACAAGCGAAAACCTGACTCTCGAGATCATCGTCGCCACTTCACCAGAGATCACCATCAACACAGCGGatggcggccaagaagcaccCACCATGTCGTACAAACCCACCGTCTCTTCGTCATCACAGCCTGACTCGGCGCGAGACACAGTCAGCGACGAAATCCCTGTTGACGACAGCCTCACGCTGTGCACCACACCATGGCTGTACGCAGACTCGTCACAGTTTGTCAACATAGGGGACATGGGCTATGACGACTCACAACCTGCCATCAGCGAGAACAGAGGTTCTGCGTGGTGGGAAGGTGAAAATTTTAGTAATATCATGTTTAATCACTTTTAGAATGCGTAGCAGGTTTCCGGTTCGAGGGGTTCACAAAAGTTGTACACATAGAGTGGGAGTTAATAGAGATAGTCCTTTGGGAGTTGGGCATGCCTACCTACACGGAGAGCTCACGACACACAAACCCTGCAGAAACACATCCAAATCTCCTACCGTGCATGCCTCCCGTGTCTCCAAAGTGTGGATCATGCGGAGTCTCATGGTGCTGCAAGCATTCCACGCTCTCTCACGACCCTCCCGATATGGGGCGTCCGGGGTGCCGAGACCGGGGAGGAGGCGAACAGTCTGGGGTTTTTCGGCTAGATGTGGGGAAAAGAAGCCACCTCCGCGGGGAAACCGAAGCGGAGATGACGAATTTCTACGCTAGTCATGCACGATTTGTCCAACCCTGGTCTTTGGCTTGGGGCCAGGAACAGCGACTTGGTGAGTCATTTTAGTCAGAAGAAGGGCCAGAAGGCTTCTAGCACGACCGGATACGTCGACCGAAGCAAGAATCTGGGGTGTTGAGTCTGGGGTAATTAGACGGGGGTTTGTTTAGCTCCGGGGTAGTACAGCGTGATCAGGTCAGGGTCCGGGAATGGCCTCCTCTCGAGTCAGTTTCCAGGGGATCCAGTTGCCTATTCCAATCATGGAATTGTTATTACCCACCGTGATGACTGTGTCTGTGCTTCTAGTCTCGGGACCTTCGGTGCGCGGCATATTCGCCTCGCGTTcgggttggtgatgttgctGGCTCATCATTCTATGGAGCTGGGAAACCTTGATGACATTTGCTGACCAGTTGGGTTATAGGAAATGATATGTGAACCCCATGGCTTAGTTAGATACGAGTAGCTGGATTGTTGTTCGAGCTGGCATTTGTCAGATCCGGGTCAATACTACCGAAGCCTCCACTAGTAGCGCTATTCGTCAGCATTGTCAATGAACTTCCTGTTGGAGGCCACATAGTATGATGCATTCTTTATCTGCACATCATACTCCGTGGGGGTCGTCTGTCTAGAAATCAGCATTCTCGTGGGGTTCTTTTCGCCCCTCATGTGTGAAGACTTTACCCATCTGGCTAGTAGTGGTTCCTGGGAGTCACGGTTGCCTGAGGCCTGATCTCCTGGAGTATAGCCGTAGCCATTGCCACTGCGAGCAGCTCCCATGTGCACCACTCTGTGCCTTCTGTTCTCGAAACCCTATGAGTACCGTTCAAGTTGCTGAGAGGAAACAACTGCTAATGTCCTAGGCCTTCAGATTCAGAAACCCTCTCATGATCCGGGGCGACGATGTAGCAAAATCTTACATCCTAGGGATGGTGCCGTGTCGACCGCCCTGCTCTTCGTCGCCTCCGTCACGACGTTGAACGGAAACTTCCAATCGGTCACTCCATATCTACATCTTTGGTCAATTAGCGGCCTCCAGCCTAGAAACCCCTCTGGCCACCTATCACGCTCCTCATCGGGTCTACATACTGGCTGTTGCCCTCTCCTTGAGGCATGTGCAAAGGCACTCTTGTTCCATGGAGCAATCTCAAAGCCCGTGGAAACCTATTTGGTGAAACTAGAGGTGCAATAGCGGCCAAATCGTTGCCAAAATGATCGTTATGGACAACCATTTTGTCAATAGACAACTCCATGCTatcaacgccctcaagaTCACGACCATCATCTGCATCTTGGCAACAGGAACCAGCTGAGCGACCAGTCCTCTCCGTTGCCTTGTGCCGAAAACGATCTCTTTTCGAACCCTGAGGAAAATATTACAAAATTAGTTTACCCATACTCTTTTTCTCTAACTCCACATTGCCGATTCTGCCTCGCTCTGACTTCAGGTTTCCGAGGACACATTGGAAGATTGTGGTCTGGCACATCTCTCTCATCGCAGTTTATGCCTTTATTGACTAATTGGCTCTTTTTGGCATTTTTTTACTCCCATCGCGCCTCAATGACAAAGGGTTGGTCAGAAGACGTTCTCATCTGCCGTGCGTTCGGGCCTACTGTGCCTGGCGTTGCGAAAACGGTGTTTCTTTCGGGAGTTAGCATCATTGGAGGGAAAAGCCGCTTAAGAGCGTGTTAAGTCGGGCCAGTAAGCTCTATTGGTATTGGAAAGGTAACCGAGAAAGTCAATTGCGCTTTGATCCAAACAGTGTTGTATTACTACCTGTGCATAGTGTTGTCACTGCTGCTGTGCACAGGCTGGACTCGATACCATCAATGCTCCGTATACTACCACCCAAGCGGTGAGACGAAACAGTAGTGATGCTCCCGCAACATCACTTGACCAGCAACTCGGCACGTCAGACAAAGCCGATTATCGCTTCCGACTGCGGTGAAGGCCTACCCCCGCCGAGTTGGAGAACTCGATCGAGCAGCTGACTTTAGCGAGGAACGAATAGTGAGATGGCTCGGACCTTCAAGCCGTCCCCAGCCACTCCGATCTGGAATGGCACTTCTGATAGCGGCCGTTGGAAGAGCTGTCTTTCTGCCTGCAGCTGTGCATGCATTAGAGACTGGAGATATCACGCGTCCTATCATCTCGGCACGGGGCCTTGACTACCGGTACTTGATGCCCGACGATCAGAGAATCGCCATCTGAACCacccctccctctcttcgTTATCTCCCCCGCATACAGTAGACTAGCCACCCGAGGAGAGATAGGGTGACGTCCGTCGAGACACACCCTCCCGTACGGCTTCCTATCCCGATCACGTGATCGCTCCCGCAACCGGAGGCGTAGGGGTATAGTTATCGGAACCATGACATGGGAGAGACCACCTTATTTTAGTTCAAGTGCGGAGTTGTGAAAGGAAAAGCTATTTGGATATAATTCAACCTTCATCCTTTTGTCAATAGCGTTCTTTTGTGTGGTTCATCTCACAAACCCCCTTCTTCACACACACAAGACCAATGGCTCCCTCACCACGCGTTGTCATTATTGGAGCCGGCATCGTCGGCGTCAATGTCGCCGATGAGCTGGTCTCCCGCGGCTGGTCAGacatcaccgtcgtcgacCAGGGTCCCCTGGACATGCCCGGCGGATCTACCTCTCATGCCCCTGGCCTTGTCTT is from Fusarium keratoplasticum isolate Fu6.1 chromosome 11, whole genome shotgun sequence and encodes:
- a CDS encoding DAO domain-containing protein, which translates into the protein MASNPSSYLIVGAGVFGVSTAFHLIKKYPDASVTIVDRDPYDGDNRVAASWDWNKVVRADYDDLVYCRLAIEAQDVFKSDPLWQPYFHETGVYWICRSDYAQDVINNYKKLGRKADIVAVSVEEAKKLYGGLFDQADYTGAKEVLINKTSGWAAAGDSLRAITREAMKLGVKYVVADVATLQIDDSGRCTGIKTAKGDVVSGSNVILCTGAYTSKLLEYSAASSGLEELRAGPRIVAGGITTGMATLDERSYETTYSKMPVGFQGYTAAEGPFIGSLPPTKDRELKWWGRTIFKNTRQVLPGRYISAPPDDRDYAQWKVSSKLKEDIDYSNQVFYGNKGAHWTMEKHRICWDAFTTSGDFIISPHSGAKGLYVATCGSFHGYKFFPVLGKYIVQMLEGELSPELAEKWAWDRERPDPALNPEWPRAEMKDLADPAARL
- a CDS encoding Zn(2)-C6 fungal-type domain-containing protein, whose product is MLLSAGDKTLPERPLGGEAGSLGRETGFPAEWKLVHKPQRLWCHLVLTLHPRPTHATRQQQQQQQQQQQQQQDSAFEENTDTSEKSYSGHPLGREPSYPTSHPSVKSDCESSTLRPSPADIACGIALYFEFCHRQPIWCFERDEVNDFASLHDELACSILALTLRFSENRDQSQLYGNNAKSLIMLRIANGTVDLSTLESLCLLSYSSFMDGNVHLGQFHLGLAFQLCRSAMLDLECVYRIEDPQADRKKRLFWSLQMLEQSYGRQEGLLSVPTEIWRPSYSSYRGHHSGADPRAPRLPRDDLGCSTPNEPGIWNTSVHLGWVWSQVRKYVSDCAHNNLKEPWRHDSMYAKVLADFMETENRIPMCHRYDTVKFYERKVEDLKMHRDYWAPWLKEQFTYHVIPTVLNHPFLYIVGAQHNPNLAIPNTFWRRSSELALLHSTWIVRMIDMVVDKQVPLADPFFGHVAAIAATVHLYYCCAAATRLKHKSNTDFAKCRRFLKGFIPTSAACRVLDRNLDKMTRIAAGSETMDVEDWMPSKIYLSVPLMWKILQFNTVADSHEIPHAGLLDSSLVPVTANEDTSENLTLEIIVATSPEITINTADGGQEAPTMSYKPTVSSSSQPDSARDTVSDEIPVDDSLTLCTTPWLYADSSQFVNIGDMGYDDSQPAISENRGSAWWEGENFSNIMFNHF